Part of the Nitrospira sp. genome is shown below.
AATGGAAGTTTCTGACCCGCTAACACTTGCGCAAGGTACCCATGCCACAGTTCGGTGCATGCCTTCAACACAGCTGGCGACCGGTCCACCACTGTCATACGCAATGCCTCGAGAGCTGGGGTCGACGTGGAAGAGACCCAATCCAGTAGCGCAAGGGACCCGGTACCGGGTCCACCGCCTACGTCCAGGACTCGGAACTCCTTCCATGTCTGGCCTTTGAGCAGCGGCTCCACCTCGGATAAAAGGATCTGCACTTTCGCAAGATTTACCGGAACATAGTAAGCGAGATAGGCTTGACGTAATTGGGCATCCTCCAGATAGCTGGTGCCAATCCCTGAACCGCCACGCGTAAACATTTCCGAAAGGCGACTCACGCCAGCAGCTATGTCCCGCAACGTACATTCCCGCAGTCCAGCCGTATCGAGATGTGTGGCCGACGCAATGAGCTGTGAAATCCGCGAAGATACTTGGTACATAACGCGCTGCCCCTTTGTTGACCCTAAAATCTGAGCTGAGGTATCCTGACCGAGGAGAGGAGTACTTCACATGACCGATCATATTTTGCAAGCTTACCGTGAGGTGGAAATGGCCATGGAGCGATATACCATGGTCTTGGATGAGCATGTTGCTGCTCTGCAAAGCACGGAGCCGATCGACCAAGAACGCCTGGAACGCATGACCCACGGAGCGAAGGCCATGCGTGACAGCAGCCTCATCTATTTGTCATATGCAAAATTTATTGCCTGCGGCATGCCTGAAAGCCCAGATCTGGTGGAGGACGACCTCCAAGGTTGACAGGTGCCACCCGCCAAAATGCAGAGGGCCCGTTCGGTTATGCCGAACGGGCCCTCTTTGCTTCATGAGCGAACGTCTTAAATTAGATGCTGCGCATAAAGTGGCCCATGGCGTCATGGTCCGAAGCCGACGCGCCCATAACCTGAGAAATGGCCACATTCGTTGACTTCTTACCAGTCAATCCGGATTCGACTTCATCAACGATCAATTCCACAGGCATCGATTGCCCGCCATAAACACGCGGTCCGCCAATAATCTTGGCATTAGAAAAGCCGTAAATGGCGGTGGCAACTTCTTTCGCCAACCATCCGACATAGTTAAACTCTGGCACAACGATCAACTTGGCTTTTCCGCAGAGTTTGCGTAACTCTTGAGTCGGGAATGGCCGCAGGGATCTCACCTTAATCAAGCCAATCTTGATACCCTTTTCCGCGCAAATACGAACGGCTTCGCGAGATTGGGCCGCTGCGCTACCTGAAGCGATAATGATCGCCTCGGCATCCTCAACATTTTCAGCGGTAAGCAGCCCCCCCATGTACTGATTGATGTACTTCCGAGAACGTTCGACGGCTGCCCACACTTCCTGTTGCCAGACAGCGTGAATGTTGTAGGCCATGAAATTTGACTTTTGGACGGGGGCGTCACGAGAGAGACGAGCCGGAGGATTCTCAGCATCCAGAACTGGCACAGCTCCACGCCACGGCTCACGGGGCGGCAGTTTCATGCTGCGATCCTGCATCCGCACATAACCGCGGGCGTGGGTTACAAAAAATCCGTCGCAACACACTCCAACCGGCAAGGTCACGTCATTTTTTTCGCTGATGGTGAACCCAGCCAGAGTAAAATCGAACATGTCTTGCTGGTTCTCAGCGTGGAACACAATCATGCCACAGTTCAAGAGATAGGAGACTTCGATGTTATCGGGCTGAATGGCCAATGGTGCATTCACGACTCGGCATGTGAACATCGCCACCACTGGGAGCCGATGCCCTGGCCAGGAAGCAATTCCCTCCAAGCCCCTTAAGGTTCCAGGACCGGCAGTCGCCGTATAACAACGAACGCCGGCTCGCGAGCCACCTGCAATTGCTGCCATGACGCCGACTTCTTCCTCACCACGGTAGTATTCCTTCACATACCCTTCGCCATACAGGACACCGACTAACTGCATGGTTTCGCTTTGCGGGGTGATAGGGTATGCAATCGCAAGGTCTACGTTAGACCGACGAATAGCCTCCTTGGCTGCCTCGCTCCCGGTAATGAACTCCTTAGTCCGGGGAGCCTCCAAGAACAGATATTCCGGAGTGACGACTTTTTGCTGCTTCGCCGCCGCATGTGGGTCTTGCTTCACTTGTGCCTTGGGGGCCGACACACCCGTGGCTGGTTCAGCCTGGGTACCGGTCTTTTGCTTGGGGTCCAATGCTTCACTCATGGTTGCACCTCTTGCCTGTATCGCTGTAGCCTAAAACTTAGCCTTCACGCTTCATTTGATCAGCAGAATGACCAAAAACCGCAGCGCTGCCCATACCGCCGGCTGAAGGCATGAAAGTCATAGGATTAGTATGCGTCTTGCCGCTGTGGACCTTTGATTGAGTACCAGTAAAACGGACGTTTTCGCCGTTATCCGGCAACTTAATGCCCAATTCCTCACGAACCTTCTTGAATATTTGAGCAGTCTTCTTCAACTTCAGGGTGTCCGAATCGCGGATTGTCAGCATGGCATCTTCGTGCCCTTGCTCGGCGCAAATGGCCATGGTGCAGCAATTGGTTCCCGCACGGATCATCTTGAGGGTGAGATTGGCATAGTGGCAATGCACACCGATAAAGATGCACGCTTCGATCTTGTTCCCCCAGATCGTGAGATTGGGGTGATTAGGATTGATGACCTCTTCCGGATCGATTTTCGGATACTTAGGACGATAGTCCGGCATCGGGATAATCATGACGTCGGGAATCTGAGCGGCAATCTCCAACACAGCCTGCGCCTTTTCGACAGCATGGTTGTTCCATGCCCACAGGACGAGAGGGCCCGGGAATATCGTTGCGTTGGGGCTCGTCAGCATTTTTCGAGCCATCTCTTCGATGACGACGTCTTCATTCGTCTCCAAAAGTCCATAATACAGGCCCTGCCCGGGATCAGGCAGCGACACGCCCAACTGGGCCGCTGACGGCGGATGGAACCCTGCCGGCCCCGGCACGATAATCCGTTCTCTCGTATCTTGTGTCGTTCCCACGCCCGTTCCCCTTTCGTACGATTACCCAACGACAGGGCTGACCAATGTCGCCGTCGTGCTCTTTTCCCCATAGGTAATGTTGTCTGTCAATGCCGCTACTGGCAACTGGTCGATCATGATCATCTTAATGGCGTTATTCTTGGCCATGTTGTCACAGACCCACACGCACTGTGCACAGCCCTTGCACCGATCTACCGCTACATAGGCCGAACCGTACTTGAAACCTTTGTCCTTCCCCATTTCGTCGCTATATAGAATGGTATTGGCTTCAGGACAGTACTGTGTACACAGCTTGCAACTTTTCGCGGCGCAAATCTCAATATTGATATCGGCTACGAGATACATGAACGCTCCTTCCGCATTACCTATTTCGCGGCGGCCGCTGCCACCGGCTCTTCCGCACGCTTCACTTCCGAAGCAGCCCAACCGTGGTCTACCGCGTAGTTCCAACCAGCCCGCATAACAGCGACGTTCTTCTCGATCAGTTCTTGCTTCTTCTTGAACTTCCGCTCGACGACACTGTCCAATGCCGCAGTACCGCCTGACACCACGAATCCTTTGCCTAGGAAGCGGTCCTTAACTGCCTGCTCCAACCCAGCCATGTTCGTCAAACCAGTGATAGCGCCAATACAGCCCATGAGCGCCATATTAGTGGCAAGGTCCATCCCGGCAACATCAAGGGAGATCTTGGTAGCCGGGAAGTAGTACAGCTTGGCGCGCCGCTCTTCGAGCTCACGGGCCTGATCCTTATGCAATTTCATCGGCCCATCGTTGTTGATCAGCGCAATGCCGTCTTCCTTTAGACCGAAATAGAAAGGCATCGTGTACGACTTGCCGTGAGTAATGACCTGAGGATGGAAAATAATGATAATGTGCGGAAAGGTGATCTCACCAATTTCATAAATTGGCTCATCGGAAACCCGCACATAACTTTCGACCGGAGCCATCCGCTTCTCTGATCCGTAGAACGGAACAATGGTGCTTTCTCCGCCCGCGTTGATCACCGCCGTACTCAGAATGTGTGAGCCGGTGACCACGCCCTGACCACCCACCCCGGCCATACGGATGTTGAATCGTTTCGCCATGCTCGATCCTCCTTAAGGAAATCCGCCCTATGCCTTCGGAAGGCTCTGGGTCTGGGCCGCCGGCTTCGGCAAGAACTCTTTGTAGCCGTACCGTTCAGTCAGATACTGCTTCGCTTCGTCGCTGATGTACTCCGTGAACTGATACCGATCGTTTTCCACATTCTTCGCGTCTTCCATAACCTTGTCGGTCGGAATCGCGTACTCGATGTTGCAGGAGGTGTAGGCTTGAATATAGGTCGAGCCAACCTCTCTGGCGATCAGCACAGCTTTCTTAATCACGCTCTCTACCCGGCGAGGATTATTAGGGACCACGGTGGCAACGTATGCACACCCCGCAACCTTGGCCATCTGCAACATATCCATCTTTTCAAACTTCTTGCCCAACGGAGCCATTTTCAATACGGCACCGCGATTTGTCATGCCGCTTTCCTGCCCACCGGTGTTTCCATAAACTTCGTTATCCAGCATGATTGTCGTGAACCGCTCCTTACGGAACCAGGAGTGAAGCACTTGCTGGAACCCAATGTCAGCCGTGCCGCCATCGCCGGCCATCACAACCACGTCCTTCGGCTTGTCACCGAAACGGAGCCGCAGGCCGCGAGACAGACCGCTCGCCACGCCGTTTTGGTCACCATAGTTCCCGTACACAAACGGGATAGCGGCCTGCGAAATCGCCAAGCGTCCGCAACCGGCCGTTCCGACAGTGATGGTATCTTCAGGGTTGGGGAATGCGATCATGGCAAGGCGAATAAAGAGGGTCATGGCGCAACCAGCGCACATGGGATGCTCCTCGAGCACCTCCTTAAAGGATCCCATCTGCGACACAGAGACCTTTTTCCCGAAGGGACCGTGCTCGACCATATCCCGATATTCTTTCGGCATAAACTTCTCAAAGCCGTTTGAAAACTTGACGTAATCAAGGCTCATAGGATTCCCTCCTTATTATGCGCTGGCGGCTCTGGTCCGGCCCATGCGCACGACCGGAAAAGCCAGGTGCAGATTATATCGACGTTGTTGGGCCTGAGTACTGAACTGCGTTTCTGAAACGGAAAGGAATGTTCGAGTGCTTCTGAATTCGAACCGGTGCCGAGTGTAACAAAGCACGAAAAAATCTGTCAATCGCATCAGCACAGCAAAATCAGAACAGCACGTCATTCCAACTCGAAGGGCATCGTAATCGACTGCGCAAAAGCATTGCAACTTTTCAGAAGGCCCACACCAGACGAAAGAAGGCCTACTACGCGCAGGCCCTCTAGGTCCATGGCCCTAAATGCGCTTGAACGCGAAGTTTTTGCGCCGACGACCACTGGAAGACAAGGCTCAATTCAGTTGCAGTTCGACGGCGAAGCGGGTAAAGATTATCGCTTAACGTCATTGGATAGCCACGACATCATGCCGATACGAGTCCTAGTCCCGGGCGAAGAACATGGCGATCAGCATATGGGAGGTGTCCATAAGCGGCCACCGATCCCGGACGGCGCCCTCAAGGCCGAATGTCCAAAATTCATGAGTCACGGCCCATGTGGGGGGGTCCGCCGAGGGGGCTTTTGCGAAGTCTACCCAGATATGACGTGCCCCTGGGTGACCCTCTACCACAAGCTTCAAGAGCTAGGGCAATTGGAATGGATGAAACAAGTCTAATTGTGCAAGTCTGCGAGAGGTGATGGTGTGAGCGAAATGGGCCGCAAGAAACCGACACGTAAAGGAACAACCACCAGGCTTGGCTACAATGAGCGTCATGCAAAGAGCGGGATTACCACGGCACTGCCCACAATCGAAACGTTTCCCAATCAATACAAGGGGTATGAGATTACGATTGTCATCCCGGAGTACACAGCCATCTGCCCTAAGACCAATCTCCCGGACTTCGGCACCATTACCCTCCACTACAAGCCAAATAAAGCCTGCCTTGAGCTCAAAGCGCTGAAAATGTATATCCACGCCTATCGAAATGTTGGGATTTTCTACGAAAATGCCGTAAACCGCATTCTTCATGACGTTGTCGCATCCTGCCGTCCGATCTGGGCCAAAGTCACAGGCGAGTTTGCTGCCCGTGGCGGGCTTCGGAGCGTCATTGAAGCCAGATATCCGGAATAGAAGGCCCTGCCCCCTGCCCCACAGCACGAAACAGCCACGTCAAACCGGGTTATTTCCTCATCACATCTTTCGCCACTAGCTAGTACCTAGGGGTCTGAGCGGCTCTCCGATCAAGCGCCGCCCCCTAAGCTTGCCTAAAGTCCTGCACCAAATTCACCGACATCAGACTGTCGAACTACATGACCACCGGGTCCTGGGTTCGCCCGCGTCGTCGCGTGACCGCACACCGGTAAGCAGAGGGTACTGTTTTGATCACACAGTCGCGGGGAGCGGCAATTGCCCGAATTGCAATGACGGTACTCGCCCTCGTGTCGGGAACCCATGCGGTGTCCGTACCAACGGCGGAGGCTATTCCTGCCTTCGCAAGGAAGTACACGCTCGATTGCGCCGCCTGCCACACGGCGCCCCCTCGGCTGAATACATTCGGAGAACGTTTTCTCGAAAACGGGTATCAGCTGCCTGGAACCGAAGATGGTGCCACGACCGGCAAGAAAGGCTTCGGCAGTCTGAGCTTGGACGATTTCGCCAACTATACCGGGGTCCGGCTCCGGGGCAATGTGCTGCGCTCTCACCACTTTAAGCAACAGAATCCGCCCACCGCAGAAGCGGGAACCGTCCACAACAATAGCGAGCTGGGGTTCCCGGAGGTATTCAGCCTCTTCACCGCAGGCACCGTCACGAAAAACATCGGCTTCTTTGTCGAGCTCGAATCCAACTTGGAAGAGTCGTCGACAGGCATCGAGCGGGCCTTCATGACGTTCAACAATCTCGGCGGGAACAATCTCGCCAATATTCGCGTGGGAAGAATCGACCCCTCGGCAACGTTCTCGTTTTCCACTCTTCGACAGCAATTGGATTTTGTCGGAGAACGCACCAACTCCTCCACCAACACAGTCCAACGTGCCGGACTGTTTCCGCTTGCAGCATCAGCCAAGGTTTACGGCCTGTACAATCGGTCGGGCACTGCTATCTCACCCTACGCCCCCTCGCTCTACAACGCGGTCGCAGAAACAGGCATTGAGGTGCGGGGACGCCCCTTCGGCGATTGGTTCATGTATCAGGTCGGCATCCTGAACGGTGCCAACGAAGCATTTGGCGACTCGAATAAGGGCAAAGATTTCTACGGAGCCGTGCGGTTCGATTACGCCCGGTCCGCAAACTTTTCCGCAAGTCTGTCCGGATTTGCGTACCTCGGCAACAGCAATGCAACCGTCCTCACTGGAAGCGGCCTGGCAGACGTGAACTGGAATCGCTACGGCATCGCGGCGCACTTGCGCTACAAAATGTTCGACCTCCACGGCATGTACACCCTCGACCGCATTGCCCACGTGCCGACTGCGACCTTGGCCAACTTTGACAAAAGCGCCAGCGGATTGTCCGTGGCGTTGGATACGTATGTGACCACCCACACCCTCCTGTCTTTGCGATACGACAATATGGATGCCGGGGGTGATCTCAGTCAGCGCACATCCCAAAGCTTCTTGGGAATGCAGGTCAAACAGTACCTGCGGTCCAACGTGGCCCTGTTCGCTCGAAACGATCTCAACTTGCGACGGGCAGAAGACGGCAACGCGGCAGCCCGTAATTTACGACACGCCTTTTTCGTGGGGATCGACATCGCGTACTAGGGGACCGAGGCACAGAACACGATGCATGCGAACGGCTTGAAATACCTAGTCCTACTGGTTGTCACAGGGCTCTGCGCATCCACCGCACAAGCCGTCAAACCCGCCATCAACCGGGACTCTCTGCTGGAAGGACGACGAGTCTACGAACAAGCCTGCGCTTGGTGTCATGGCATCAAGGGCGAAGGAGATGGGCCAGCCGGTTGGTTCATCGGCCGCTATTCCAGTCCACGCCCCCGCAACTTCGTAAAAGACGGGTACAAGCTGCGCAGCACAGCGTCAGGCGACCTTCCAACGGATCAGGACCTCTTCAGAACCATCACCCACGGCATTCCTGGTGTCATGCCCGCCTATTCCTCACTCAGCGAACGGGACCGCTGGCAAGTCATTGCCTACCTCAAATCATGGAATACCGCATTCGAAGAAGAGACGCCCGTTCCGCTCACATTTCCTTCACCGTCCGCTTCGCCGAGCGAGGCCAGCATAGACAACGGCCGTAAGCTCTACGTGAAATACGACTGTCGGGCCTGTCACGGAGACAATGGCGAGGGAGACGGGCCGGAGTCAATCGCTGGTCACTTACGCGATGCGGACACCCTCCCCATCCGAGCCACGAATCTCACCGCACCGTCGTCATGGAAAAACGGGGCTTCCTCGCAGGATCTCTTCCGCACACTGATGACCGGGCTGGACGGTACACCGATGCCATCCTATGCCAATGAATTTGCCGGACAGGCGGAGGCGCTGTGGGATTTGGTCTGGTACCTCCAATCGTTATCTGATCACCAGGGGAGATAACTCATGGCCATGCGCAGCTCACGGAACGCTTTCGGACAGTCGGACTCGGCGCATCGCCATAAAAAAGGACTCTCTCCGATGAACACCATCCTGATCCTCGCCACCGCGTTGGTGGCCATTCAAGGAGCCTCGCTCGTGCACGCGGAACCACCTACCGGCGCATTGGTCGGTCGAGTCCTGTATATCGGCCAAGCCATTCCAGACCAAGTGATCGAGGTGAGCCGCGACTCAGCTTTCTGCGGGACACAGGCCACAATTAAGAGCGTCGCGGTTCATGTGAAAACGCGCGGCCTCGAAGGCGCAGTCGTCAGCATCGACGGTGTCGCCCTGCCCATATCCGAGCCTTCGCTTCCACCGCTCGTATTGACGAATACCCATTGTACCTTCACCCCGCGCATTGCCGTCGGCATGGTTGGGCAACAGGTAGAAATCCGCAACGACGACCCGGTCATGCATAACACCCACATCTCGATGGGGCCACGCACCTTCGTGAATGTCGCGATGATCCCCTCCAGCCGACCGGTCGGAAAGCCTCTCAAACAGCCGGGGATCTACACGGTCAAGTGCGACGCGCACAAATTCATGCAGGCGCACGTGCTCGCATTCGCACACCCCTTTTTCAGTGTAACGGACGAGACCGGCGCGTTCCGGATCCCCAATCTCTCGGCAGGCGAACATCAGGTGACCATTTGGCATGACACATTGGGAGCATTCCAACAAACCGTGACCGTTTCAGCACAAGGGGAAACCAGCATCACGCTCGAGTATCCGAATCATGCCGACGCCAGAAAAAAATAAGCCGTCTTGGCTAAGCCGCCCCCGGGCCATGTGGCAAGGGAGTCTTCGTCTCCGTCTCAGCGTCGGGATGGCGGTGATGATCACTCTGGGCATGGCCCTCTTCGCGACGCTCCGACTGATTGAGATCCAGCGCGTCGTCCAAGATGCCGCGCAGACGCGCGCGCTGGCGGTCAGTCGGACGTTCGCCATGATGGGAGCGGCGGCTGTCTTGGACAATCTATTCCGCATTCAAGAGGCCCTGGTTCGCTACGCCCAGGACGCCGACATCGTCAGCATTATGCTCGTTGATCCCGACAATATGATCGTAGCGGCCACCGATCCCAGCAAGATCGGTGGCCAACTGGCAGATCACACGCTGTCGCAAGCGCGGGAGACGGGAGCGGAAACCATCACCCAGAACGTACAGCCGGATGGAACGCCGACACTGGTAGTCGCCACGCCACTCTTGGACGAACAGACGATTGCGGCCTGGGTCCGATTGGAGTTCTCGCTCGCGACGATGAAGCAGGAGGTGGCGCGAGAATTTCGTCAGTTGCTCATATTCTCCGCCCTGCTGATGGCCATGGCGATTCTCGTCAGCCAGCTGGGCATCCGACGCATGTCGGCACTGTTTCGCGACACGGCCAAAACACTGCAAGACACGTTGCAGTCCCTGCACCACCCGTCGGAGCAAGAGCAGCCCATGAATGAAGTGGGAGGCTCCGCCGACTCAGGCGCCACGGCGCCCCATGAAGGTGAACTCGAACAGATGGTATCCCTCGTGGAAACCACCACGACACTGCTCACCACCCAGGCCCAACGGCTCCAATTGTTCACCCACTCCCTGGAACAAGCTGTGCGGGAGCGAACAGTCGAACTTCGCCATGCGGTGGAAGCCGCTGAGACGGCCAATCAGGCGAAATCACAATTTCTCGCCAATATGAGCCATGAGATTCGAACCCCCATGAACGGCGTCTTGGGAATGGCCGAACTGCTGCTGACGACAGCACTGACACCCAAACAACGCTCCCTGACTGAAACGCTTCACCGGTCCGGCACCGGTCTCCTGGACATCATAAACGAGATTCTGGATTTCTCCAAAATCGAAGCCGGAAAGTTGCACCTTGAACGCATTGAATTCGGATTGCGACAAACCATCGAGGACGCCGTCGACCTCCTGGCAGAGTCCGCGAACCGCAAGCACCTGGAACTGACCTGCTTCGTGCCGGACGAAATTCCGGATGCCGTGGTCGGCGACCCGGTGCGACTCCGCCAGATCGTGCTGAATCTGGTCGGCAACGCCATCAAGTTCACACGGACGGGGGAGGTCTCGGTCACCCTCGCGCTCCTGGCGCGAGAC
Proteins encoded:
- the queF gene encoding NADPH-dependent 7-cyano-7-deazaguanine reductase QueF, with the protein product MGRKKPTRKGTTTRLGYNERHAKSGITTALPTIETFPNQYKGYEITIVIPEYTAICPKTNLPDFGTITLHYKPNKACLELKALKMYIHAYRNVGIFYENAVNRILHDVVASCRPIWAKVTGEFAARGGLRSVIEARYPE
- a CDS encoding 2-oxoacid:acceptor oxidoreductase family protein; protein product: MAKRFNIRMAGVGGQGVVTGSHILSTAVINAGGESTIVPFYGSEKRMAPVESYVRVSDEPIYEIGEITFPHIIIIFHPQVITHGKSYTMPFYFGLKEDGIALINNDGPMKLHKDQARELEERRAKLYYFPATKISLDVAGMDLATNMALMGCIGAITGLTNMAGLEQAVKDRFLGKGFVVSGGTAALDSVVERKFKKKQELIEKNVAVMRAGWNYAVDHGWAASEVKRAEEPVAAAAAK
- a CDS encoding c-type cytochrome produces the protein MHANGLKYLVLLVVTGLCASTAQAVKPAINRDSLLEGRRVYEQACAWCHGIKGEGDGPAGWFIGRYSSPRPRNFVKDGYKLRSTASGDLPTDQDLFRTITHGIPGVMPAYSSLSERDRWQVIAYLKSWNTAFEEETPVPLTFPSPSASPSEASIDNGRKLYVKYDCRACHGDNGEGDGPESIAGHLRDADTLPIRATNLTAPSSWKNGASSQDLFRTLMTGLDGTPMPSYANEFAGQAEALWDLVWYLQSLSDHQGR
- a CDS encoding ferredoxin oxidoreductase gives rise to the protein MSLDYVKFSNGFEKFMPKEYRDMVEHGPFGKKVSVSQMGSFKEVLEEHPMCAGCAMTLFIRLAMIAFPNPEDTITVGTAGCGRLAISQAAIPFVYGNYGDQNGVASGLSRGLRLRFGDKPKDVVVMAGDGGTADIGFQQVLHSWFRKERFTTIMLDNEVYGNTGGQESGMTNRGAVLKMAPLGKKFEKMDMLQMAKVAGCAYVATVVPNNPRRVESVIKKAVLIAREVGSTYIQAYTSCNIEYAIPTDKVMEDAKNVENDRYQFTEYISDEAKQYLTERYGYKEFLPKPAAQTQSLPKA
- a CDS encoding 2-oxoglutarate:ferredoxin oxidoreductase, producing the protein MGTTQDTRERIIVPGPAGFHPPSAAQLGVSLPDPGQGLYYGLLETNEDVVIEEMARKMLTSPNATIFPGPLVLWAWNNHAVEKAQAVLEIAAQIPDVMIIPMPDYRPKYPKIDPEEVINPNHPNLTIWGNKIEACIFIGVHCHYANLTLKMIRAGTNCCTMAICAEQGHEDAMLTIRDSDTLKLKKTAQIFKKVREELGIKLPDNGENVRFTGTQSKVHSGKTHTNPMTFMPSAGGMGSAAVFGHSADQMKREG
- a CDS encoding ferredoxin oxidoreductase, with the protein product MSEALDPKQKTGTQAEPATGVSAPKAQVKQDPHAAAKQQKVVTPEYLFLEAPRTKEFITGSEAAKEAIRRSNVDLAIAYPITPQSETMQLVGVLYGEGYVKEYYRGEEEVGVMAAIAGGSRAGVRCYTATAGPGTLRGLEGIASWPGHRLPVVAMFTCRVVNAPLAIQPDNIEVSYLLNCGMIVFHAENQQDMFDFTLAGFTISEKNDVTLPVGVCCDGFFVTHARGYVRMQDRSMKLPPREPWRGAVPVLDAENPPARLSRDAPVQKSNFMAYNIHAVWQQEVWAAVERSRKYINQYMGGLLTAENVEDAEAIIIASGSAAAQSREAVRICAEKGIKIGLIKVRSLRPFPTQELRKLCGKAKLIVVPEFNYVGWLAKEVATAIYGFSNAKIIGGPRVYGGQSMPVELIVDEVESGLTGKKSTNVAISQVMGASASDHDAMGHFMRSI
- a CDS encoding methylenetetrahydrofolate reductase C-terminal domain-containing protein — its product is MPIRVLVPGEEHGDQHMGGVHKRPPIPDGALKAECPKFMSHGPCGGVRRGGFCEVYPDMTCPWVTLYHKLQELGQLEWMKQV